The DNA region GTGTGCCGGTGCCGTTCTACCACTGCTTCGGCATGGTGATGGGCAATCTGGCGGCCACCAGCCACGGCGCCTGCGTGGTCATCCCGGCCGCCGGCTTCGACCCTGCCGCCACCCTGCGGGCGGTGCAGGACGAGCGCTGCACGTCGCTGTACGGCGTGCCCACCATGTTCATCGCCGAACTGGCACTGACCGATTTCGCCGACTACGACCTGTCCTCGCTACGCACCGGAATCATGGCCGGCTCACCCTGCCCGGTCGAGGTGATGAAGCGGGTGATCAGCGAGATGCAGATGGTGGAGGTGACGATTTGCTACGGGATGACCGAGACCTCGCCGGTCTCCACCCAGACCCGAGCCGACGACTCGCTCGACCGCCGGACCGCCACCGTCGGCCGGGTGCACCCACACGTCGAGGTGAAGGTGATCGACCCGGTCAGCGGACGGTTGGCGCCGCGGGGCACGACGGGGGAGCTGTGTACCCGGGGCTACTCGGTGATGCGCGGGTACTGGAACCAGCCCGATCAGACTGCCGAGGTGTTACGCGACGGTTGGATGCACACCGGCGACCTGGCGGTGATGGACAACGAGGGGTACCTCGCCATCGTCGGGCGCAGTAAGGACATGGTGATCCGCGGCGGCGAGAACGTCTATCCTCGCGAGGTGGAGGAGTTCCTCTACTCCCATCCCGACATCGAGGACGTCCAGGTGGTGGGTGTGCCGGATCGCAAGTATGGCGAGGAGCTGCTGGCGGCGGTGCGGCTTCGGCCTGGCGCCGCGCTCACGGAGCAAGAGGTGCGCGCTTACTGCCAAGGCCGACTTGCGCACTACAAGGTGCCGCGCTACGTCCAGTTCGTCACCGAGTACCCGATGACCGTGACCGGCAAGATTCAGAAGTTCAAGATCCGCGATGCCGCGGTGGCCGAGCTGGGCTTGCCAGCTGACCGCTGAGCGATCGCCGGTGTTTCCACCTCGCCACTCCCAAAGGCATGATGCCGGCATGCTCACCGACACCGAACGCCGTGCGCTGGACGCCCTCGACGAGCCGGCGCTGCACCGCGGCCTGCTCGACCTGCTCGCGGTTCCGAGCGTCACCGGCAGCGCGGCCGAGACGGAGCTGCTGCACGCTCTCGCCGGGCAGGCCGAACGGCTGGATCTGGAGGTCGACCTGTGGCAGCCGGACCTGGCCGAGCTGCGGGCCGACCCGGACTTCCCCGGCACCGAGGCCGAGCGGGCTGAGATCTGGGGGTTGGTGGCCAGCACCGAGCGGCGGGACGGTCCCACGGTCATCCTGCAAGGCCACGTCGACGTGGTGCCACCCGGCGATCGGGCCGCCTGGCCGGGAGATCCCTTCACCCCGCGGATCGAGGGCGACCTGCTGCACGCGCGCGGCGCCTGCGACATGAAGGCCGGGGTGGCGGCCAACCTGGCCGCGCTGGCGGCGATCCGGGCCAGCGGCATGCGGCTGGCCGGCCGGCTCGCGCTGCACCTGGTGGCCAGCGAGGAGGACGGCGGGCTCGGCGCGTTCGCCACCCTGCGCCGCGGGCATCGGGGTGACGCCTGCCTGATCCCCGAACCCACGTCGCTCAGCATGATCACCGCCAACTGCGGGGCGCTGACCTTCGAGCTGACCGTGCCCGGTTCGGCGGCGCACGGCAGCATCCGCACGGCCGGGGTCAGCGCCATCGAGAAGTTCCTGCCGCTGTTTCAGGGGCTGCGGGCGCTGGAGACCGAACGCAACGCCGAGCCCGATCCGCTGCTGGCCGGCTACCAGATCGCGGCGCCGCTGTCGATCGGCCAGGTGTCGGCCGGTGACTGGCCGAGCACGGTGCCGGACCTGCTGGTCGCGCACGGCCGGTACGGGGTGCTGCTGGACGAGGACCCGGCCGAGGCCCGGGCCGCGTTCGAGCAACGGGTGGCCGAGGTGTGCGCCGCCGACCCGTGGCTGCGCGCGCACCCGGCCTCGGTGCGCTGGAGCGGCGGCCAGTTCGCCAGTGGCCGGCTGCCGGCCGGCGACCCGCTGCGCGAGGTGGTCGCCGGGGCGCATGCCGACACCGTGGGCGGGCAGGTGGCCGAGCGAGGCGCGCCGTACGGCAGCGACCTGCGGCTATACGCCGGCGCTGGGATTCCTACCCTGCACTACGGGCCGGGCGATCCGGCGGTCGCGCACAGCGCGCAGGAGCGGGTGTCGCTGACCGAGACCACCCAGACGGCCCGCACCCTGATCGTGGCGGCACTGCGGCTGACGGGCAGCTCAGCCTGAGGAGAGATTCATCCTGGTGCGTTCAGAGGGAACGCTGACTAGAAAACGGTGTAGCCCCCATCGATGACCAGCACCGTGCCGGTCATGAACGACGACGCGCGGCTGGCGAGAAAGACCACCGCCGGCGCGATCTCCTCCGGCTCGGCCGCCCGCTGCTGGGGCGTGTCGCCGATCCAATGCTCTGCGAACTCCGGATTATCGAGCGGTGTCATGTCGGTGCGGACATACCCCGGCGCGACCGCGTTGACCCGAACGCCGTGGACAGCCCATTCAGCCGCGAGTGACTTCGTGAGGTGATGCACCCCGGCCTTGGACGCGTTGTAGGCCGGTTGCCACTGCGGACGGTTGACGATCTGGCCGGACATCGACCCCACGTTCACGATGGCCCCGCCGCCGGCCTGCACCATCAACGCGCCGAAGACCTGGCAACCGTTCCACACCCCCGTCAGGTTCACGTCGATGACCGAACGCCATTCCTGCTCGGTCACCTCCAGAGCAGGGCGGTGGACGCACGTTCCCGCGTTGTTGACCAGGATGTCCACGCCCCCGAACTCAGCGGTGATCCGGTGGGCGGCGTTCGCCACCGCAGCGCGGTCGGAGACATCGGCCGAGAACGCACGCGCGCGTATCCCCTTCGTGTCGAGCTCCGACACGACATCGGCACTGGCCGCCTCGTCCCGGGCGAGGATCGCTATCGAAGCCCCTGCCTCACCGAGCGCGTGCGCGAACGCACGGCCCAAGCCACGGTTGCCGCCCGTGACAACCGCGACCCGATCCTTGACGGCGAACGCGTCCAGCACTGGCATAGCCCCACCCGTTTCCACTAGCCCGCAGGCGGCGCCTCGACTGTCTGGGACGCACCACGTCCCACGCTAATGGGTCTCGCGCGCGGTGGGGGTGGGCCAGGAGTCCACCGGCCGGTCGTCAGGTCTCCCGCTCAGACGCGTCGCCCGAAACCCATTCCGGCTCGATGGTCAGGCCGGCACGCTCGTCGTACCAGGCCGCGGCGCTGATCCGCCAGCCGGCCGACGTCCGTATGAATTGCAACGTCTTCATGCCTCGTCCGGTGAAGGATTCACCGTCTGAGATGCCTTGCTTGGCATAGCTGCAGAAGTGCTGCGCGACATCGCCGAACACCTCGGTGCGCCCGATCAGCTCCCACTCACTGAAGTCGAGCAGCCTGCCGCCGGCCAGCAATGCCTGCCGGGGCGCGATGAAGCTGTCGACGGTGTAGACGGTGGGTTCGCCACCGCAGGTCCGGATGATCACCGCTGTAGGAAGGAACGCCTCGCGGAGCGCGTCGAGCCGGACGGCGCTGTCCGCTCCGGAGGTGAAGGCGGCGAAGAATCTCCGTACGAGGTCTGCGATGGCGCTCCGGTCAGCGGCCTGGACGCTGTGGTACGGCTCGTTGCTGCTCACAACCGCTCACCGTAGCGAGGGGTTGCGCCGATGACCTCTCATCACAGCGACGTCCAGAAAGCGAAGCGGGCGCCGGCCACAGCGCCCGAAGGCCTGCGAACGGCGCCCGCTCGAAACAGCGAGCTGCCAGCGAACTTCCTGCGAACCGAGCTACCGAACCGTGCGGCTGCGCGCGGTGGAACGCGACCGGCGGGCCGGCGCGGCGGCCGCCTTCTCACGCTCTTCCTCGGCCCGCTTGACCGCGAACTCGGCCAGCGCGTCGATCAGCGACGCCACGTTCGCGGTCTCGGGCTGCACGTCCACCCGCAGGCCGAACTCGCGCGCCGTAGCCGCGGTCTGCGGCCCGATGCAGGCCACCACCGTCTTGTTGTGCGGCTTGCCGGCGATGCCGACCAGGTTGCGCACCGTCGAGGACGAGGTGAAGCAGACCGCCTGGAAGCCGCCGGACTTGATGGCGTCGCGGATCTCGGCCGCCGGCGGCGCCGCCCGAACCGTCCGGTAGGCCGTCACGTCGTCGATCTCCCAGCCGCGCTCGCGCAGGCCCTCGGCCAGCGTCTCGGTGGCGATGTCGGCCCGCGGCAGCAGCACCCGGTCGATCGGGTCCAGCACGTCGTCATACGGCGGGAAGTCGGCCAGCAGGCCCTCGGAGGACTGCTCGCCCGACGGCAGCAGCTCCGGCAGGATTCCGAAGGCGCGCACCGCCTCGGCGGTCTGCTCCCCGACGCAGGCGATCTTCACGCCGGCGAAGGCGCGGGCGTCCAGGCCGAACTCCTCGAACTTCTCCCGGACCGCCTTGACGGCATTGGTCGAGGTGAACACGATCCACTCGTACCGGCCGGTGACCAGGCCCTTGATCGCGCGCTCCATCTGGGTGGGCGTGCGCGGCGGCTCGACCGCGATGGTCGGGACCTCGACCGGCACCGCGCCGAAGTCACGCAGCCGCTCGCTCATCGCGCCGGCCTGCTCCTTGGTGCGCGGCACCAGGATCTTCCAGCCGAACAGCGCGCGGGACTCCCACCAGGCCAGCTTCTCGCGCGAGGCGACGGCCTTGCCGATGCTCAGCACGACCGGCCCCTGCATGCCCGCGGCCGACAGCTCGGCCTCGGCCAGAGTCCCGGCGACGGTGACCTGAGCGGTCGTGGTGCCGGCGCAGGTCACCGCCATCGCGCTGTCGGGCTTGAGACCCGAGGCCACCAGTTGCTCGGCCACCTGGCCCACCTCGGCGGCGTCCAGGGTCAGCACCAGGGTGCCGGGCGCCGCTGCCAGGGCCTCGAAGTCGACCGGCTGACCCTGCCGCAGGTCGGCCTCGGTGTGCAGGGCGCCCACCGGCACCCCGGCGTAGCTGGCGGTCGCGGCAGCCACCGACAGCGACGGCACCACCTCGAAAGGCACCGCGGTCTTGCCGACGGCCAGCGCCTCGCGGGTGACGGCGTCGGAGGCGAACGGATCACCCGACACCACCCGAACCACCACCGCGCCGTTGCGGGCCTCGGCCAGCAGCGCCTTGGCGACGTCGGCCGGCGCCGAGTCGGCCGGGCGGATCTCGCCTGCTATCAGAGCCCGCACCGCGCCGGTGACCGAGTCATCGACATAGGCCACCTCGGCCGATGCCAGCACCTCGACGGCGCGCACGGTGAGCAGTCCAGCGTCGCCCGTGCCGGTGCCCACGAAGGACACCTTGCCGACGGACTTACGCGCTCGGGTCATTTCGAGCTCCCCATCATGATGTTCGCGCCGAGATCGATCAGTTCAGCGGCTAGCCGCTGCCCGATCTTCTCGGCAGTGTTGAGTGGGCCGGAAGCCGACAACCGGACGGCGTCACTGCCGTCGATCGCGGTGACCGAACCACGAAGGAAAACTTCGAGCAAGCCGTCATCACCCTCGGTGATCTCGGCCAGTGCCCCCACCGGGGCGGTGCAGCCTGCCTCAAGGGCAGTGAGCAACGACCGTTCGGCAGCGACTGCCGCCCTGGTCGCGTGGTCATCGAGCGGCGCCAGCAGCGACCGGGCGTCCTCGTCGGACTCCCGGCACTCGACAGCGAGCGCGCCCTGCGCGGCTGCCGGCAGCACTTGAATGGGATCGAGCAGTTCGGTGATGGCCTCGCCGCGACCCAGCCGGTGCAGGCCGGCCACCGCCAGCACCACCGCGTCGAGCTGATCTGCCCCGCTGCCCACCCGGGACAGCCGGGTGTCGACGTTGCCGCGGATCGGCACGATCTGCCACCCGCGGTCCAGCGCGTTCAGCTGAGCGGTGCGGCGAGGTGAGCCGGTGCCGATCCGGGCGCCGGGCGGCAGCTCGAGCAGGCTCAGCCCGTCCCGCGCGCACAGCGCGTCCCGCGGGTCCTCACGCGGCGGCACCGCGGCCAGCGCGATACCGGGCGCCGGAGCAGTCGGCAGGTCCTTGAACGAGTGCACCGCGACGTCGATCTCGCCGGCCAGCAACGCCTCGCGCAGCGCGGAGACGAACACCCCGGTGCCGCCGATCTGCTCCAGCGGCTGCGCCGAACGGTCGCCCTCGGTGGAGACCAGGACGACCTCCACCGGCACGTCGGGGTTGCTGCCTGCGAAGGCGTCGATCACCAGCTGGGTCTGGGTGCGGGCCAGCAGGCTGGCACGGGTGCCGATCCGAAGGGTGCGAGTCATCGTCATCAGCCGGTCACCGTCCCGGGACCACCCGGCGCGTCAGCGCCGTCCGAACCGGCAGCGCCGTCCGAACCGGCAGCGCCGTCCGAACCGGCAGCGCCCTCCGAACCGGCAGCGCCGTCCGAACCGTCCGAACCGTCGGCCGTGCCGTCGTCGAAGGGGTCGGCGTCCAACGGCTCCGAGCGCCGAACCGCGGTGACCGAGCCCGGCCGGGCCGGGTCGAGGTCGAACAGCTCGCGCAGCGCGGCCGCGTAGGAGTTGCCCTCCGGCGTGGCGGCCAGCTCCTTCACCCGCACAGTCGGGGCGTGCAGCACCTTGTCGACGGCGCGGCGGACCGCGCTGGCCAGCTCGTCGCGAACGGAGGGCTCCAGGCCGGGCAACCGGCTGTCCAGCCGCAGCAGCTCGCTGTCCACCACCTGAGCCGCTCGGGCCCGCAGCGCGGTGACGGTCGGCGCGACCGCTCGCACCTGCTGGCTGGTCAGGTAGCTGCGCAACTCGGTGGCCACGATCGCCATCGCCGACGCCACCTCGGCGTCGCTGACCATCGCCCCGGAGCTGCGCAGCACGTCCAGGTCGACGTAGTGGACCTCGGCCATCAGCGAGACCGCCGGGTCGACGTCGCGGGGCAGCGCCAGGTCGAGCACCACCAGCGGCCGGCCGGCGCGCGGGTGCACGTCGGGCCCCTCAACCACCAGGCCGGTCGCCCCGGTGCACGAGATCAGCACATCGGCACGGGCGATCTCATCGGCGAGGCGCTCCCTGGAGCCGACCTCGCCGCCCAAGCTCTGCGCCAGCCGCTGAGCGCGCTCGACGCTACGGTTGATCACCACCACGTCGAGGCCGGCGCCGCCGGCAAGCCGCTGCAACGTCGCGCCTGCCAGGGCGCCCATCGAGCCTGCGCCCAGAATGACGAACCGCTTGCCGACCAGCCGGTCGGCCCCGCCCATGGCCTCGGCCGCATGCTGCAGCGCCACGGACACCACCGACGCGCCGGCCCGGTCGATGCCGGTCTCGGTGTGCACCCGCTTGCCGACTCGCAACGCGGTCTGGCTCGCCTCGTGCAGCACCTTGCCGACCGTCCCGGCCTGGGTGCCGGTCGCGTAGGCGTGGCGCAGCTGGCCCAGGATCTGGGACTCGCCGACCACCATCGAGTCCAGGCCGGCCGCGACCTGCAGCAGGTGGTCGGCAGCGGCCTCGTCGAAGTGGACGTAGAGGTGATCGCCGAGCTCGGCCACGCCCATGCCGGCGATCCGGGCGAGCGTGGTCGAGATGTCGACCACGGCCGGGTGGAACCGGGCGACGTCGGCGTAGATCTCGATCCGATTGCAGGTCGAGAGCACGATGACCTCGGAGATGGACTCGCTGCGGTGCAGCTCGTCCAGGACCTTCGTCAGCTCGTCGGGCGGGATGCTGGCGCGCTCCAGCACCCGGACCGGAGCGGAGTGATGTGAGAGACCGACCACAAGCAGGGTCACCGAGCCACCGCCACCTTGCTGATCGGGTCGGCGGCCACGGTCGCGGGGTCGGCCGACCCGGCGGTCGGCTCGCCGGGGCTCGAGTCGGCGGTCTGCGCGCAGTCCGCCCGGCCGGCCTTGCGGTTGTCGTGGAAGGACAGGATCTGCAGCTCGGCAGCCAGGTCGACCTTGCGCACGTCGACATGCGGCGGCACGTTCAGCACCGTCGGCGCGAAGTTGAGGATCGAGGTGACGCCGGCCGCCACCAGCCGGTCGCAGACGTCCTGCGCCGCCGCAGCCGGCACCGCCACCACGGCGATCGCGATGTTCTCCCGCTTGACGACCTCGTCGAGGGAGTCCACGTGTTGCACGGTCAGCCCACGCAGCCGGGTGCCGACCAGGGCCGGATGGGCGTCGATGAGCGCCGAGATCCGAAAGCCTCGGGAGGCGAAGCCCGCGTAACCGGCCAGCGCCTGCCCCAGGTGCCCCAGCCCGATCAGGGCGACGGCCCGGTTCTGGTGCAGGCCGAGGGTCTTGCGGATCTGCTCGGTGAGCACCGAGACCTCGTAGCCGACGCCGCGCACCCCGTAGGACCCCAGGTAGGACAGGTCCTTGCGCAGCTTGGCCGAGTTGACGCCGGCCGCGGTGGCCAGCGACTCCGAGGAGACAGTGGCCACTCCGTGCTCGCCCAGGCCGGTCAGGGCACGCAGGTAGACGGCCAGCCGGGCCACGGTGGCCTCTGGGATCGACCGCTGATCGGTAGCCGTGACCGACCGCTGGTCAGCGTGGTCGCCGACCGCGTTCAGCTGATGTGGCTGGGCGATCATGTGCTCCTCGAAACGGACCGGTCACGGCAGTAGCCGTAGCCCCCCGAGAGGAAGGCAGACCGGTGTGGTAAAGGGGTAGACAGCGATGAACCGTACGCCTTTGTGAAGGCATTCACAAAATCGCTGACCCGTGTGGTAAGAGCATGCTGAGCGTCGTCCGGCGCGGCAACTCATCCACTGCCGGCTTGGCCGGAACCGGCCTGCCCGGCTGGTCCGCGCCCGGCCTCGACCGCGCGCGGTTCACCGTTGCAGGGCAGCCCGAAACCGTGCCTCTTCCAGCCGCCAATAGCCGTGCTCAGCGCCGTCTATGAGGATCACCGGCACCCGCTCGGAGTACTCGTTGGCCCGGGCCCGGTCAGCGTCGACGTCCAGCAGCTGCAGCTGGAACCCGAGCTCCTCGGACAGCGCGGCCAGTTGCCGTTCGGCGTCGGCGCACAGGTGGCAGCCGTCCCGGGTGATCAGGGTGACGTGACGCTGGTGAGCGGCCATGACGTCAGAGCCGCCCGGCGGGCTGGTCGGTGACCGCCCGCAACCGCCACTTCATCACCTTGCCGGTGGCGGTGTGCGGCAACTCCGCCACCTCGATGATCTGCTTGGGCAGCTTGAACCGGGCCAGCGACCGCGCCGCCTGCTCGAGCAGCTCGTCCGGGTCCAGCACCGCGCCCGGCTCGGGCACCACGTAAGCCACGATCGCCTCACTCATCTCGCCCTCGCTCACCCCGAGGATCGCGACCTCGGCGACTCCGGGCAGCTTGCTGAACACCGCCTCGACCTCGGCGGGGTAGACGTTGAAGCCGTTCACCAGCACCAGGTCGCTGCGCCGGCCCACCAGGTAGTAGTCGCCGTCGTCGTCGGCCACCGCCAGGTCGCCGGTGCTGAACCAGCCGTCGGAGCCCGGGCCCTCAGTCGCGTCGGGCCAGTAGCCGAGGAACAGGTTGGGCCCGCGCACCTCGAGCATTCCCAGGTCGCCCACCTCGACGGCCTCGCCGTCGCTGTCGACCAGCCGCACCTCGACGCCGGGCAACGGCCGTCCGACCGAGCCAGCCTTGGGCTCTGCCCAGTTGTCCGGGCCCGCCGGCGTCAGGTTGAGGCTGATCACCGGAGCGGCCTCGGTCAGACCGTAACCCTCGAAGAGCGGCACCCCCACGGCCGCGTAGCGGGCGACCAGCGCCGCAGACAGCGGCGCCGAGCCGGACAGGGCGAACCGGACGCCGGCGAAGCCGTCGGCCAGGTTGGGCTGCTCGGCCCACATCGCGAACTCCACCGGCGCGCCGATCACCACGGTGGCCCGCTCCTCGCGCAGCTCCTCGAGGCTGGCGACCGCGTCGAACTTCGGCGCCAGCACCACGCTCGCGCCGAAGTACAGGGCCAGCCCCAGGCCGGCGTTGAGGCCGAAGACGTGGAACAACGGCAGCGGCAGGTAGATCCGGTCCTGCGCGCTGATCGGCGCCGGCTGCAGGTCCGCCACCTGGGCGAGGTTGGCCAGCAACGCGCGCGTCGGCAGCATCGCGCCCTTGGGCAGGCCTGAGGTCCCGGAGGTGTAGAGCAGCACGGCCAGTTGCTCGCCGGTGCGGTCCAGGTCTCGCGGCGGGCCGTCCGGGGCGGCCCGGCCGCTGGCCAGCAGCTCGGTCACGGTGGGCAGGTCCTCGGCTCCGGACCGGGCGGCGATCACGATCTGGCTCAGCTGCGGGTGTCCCTGGTACAGCTGGTCGGCGGCGGCGACCGCGGCCACCGACGAGGTGACCAGCATCCGGGCGCCTGAGTCAGTGAGGATGTGGTCCAGCTCGGCCAGCGTGTAGCCGGGGTTGACCGGCACGATGACCAGGCCCGCCTGCAACGCGGCCAGGTACACCGCGACGAACTCGGCGGTGGTGGGCGCCTGGATGGCCAGCCGGTCATCGGGCCGCATGCCGGCGGCGACCAGACCGGCCGCCAGGTCTGCCACGGCCTGGCGCAGCTCGAGCCACGTCCAGCGGTGCTCGGCGTCGATCAGCGCGACCTCGGCCGGCCGATCCGCCGCGGCCCGCTCCAGCAGGTCGCCGAATGTCGACGGGCCGTGGGCCTGGCTCGGCCCGCCCGATGGCCACGCGCGCGACTGGACAGTCACCCAGACCTCCTGAACTTCGGCACCGGTCGTGCGTGGGCCGGTTCGATTACAAGCTACTGACGGGTACGCCAGGACGCCAGGCAAGCCAGTCTGACTGCGCCGGCCCAGATATTCAACAGAGAGTAATCACTTGGTACTCGTACTGGAACGTTTGTGCAGGTACCGTCCAAGTCACGAAATGGCCCGCCCCCGACGGCGTGCGCCTGACCGCCTAACCACGGAAGCGGGGCCTGGCTGATGAGCGTCCCCGGCGTGGCTGCGGTGAGTCCCGCGGTAGCTGCTCAGGGCTGGGTTGAACTCGCCCGGCTGGTGGCGTGGGCGGTGCAGGACTGGGCGCGCACGTCGATGGACGCAGTCGAGTCGGCGGTTGATCTTCCGCTGTCGGCCTCCCCACCCGGCGCCACCCGCGCCGGGCCGCCCAGTGCTTCCCACGAGTTCGGTCCGTCCAACGACCCGGCGCCGGAAAAGATACCGCTGCCCCGCGACAGGGACGCCTCAGAGGTCGAGGCTGAGCACGCCGCGATGTGGACCCTGGTGCGAGCGGCCCAGCAGGGCGACGGCGAGGCGTTCGGAAAGTTGTACGACCAGTACGTCGACGCGGTGTTCCGGTTCATCTACTACCGCGTCAACGACCGGGCGCTGGCCGAGGACTTCACCTCCGAGACCTTTCTGCGCGCGTTGCGACGGATCTCCTCGATCAACTACCAGGGCCGCGACATCGGCGCCTGGTTCATCACCATCGCCCGCAACATCGTCTTCGATCACACCAAGTCGGCTCGCTACCGACTCGAGTTGACCACCGGTGACCTCATCGAGGGCAACGACGTCGACGACGGCCCCGAGCTCGCGGTGCTGACCAATCTGACCAACGCCCGGCTGCTCGAAGCGGTCAACTCCCTGGGCGAGGAGCAGAAGGAGTGCATCGTGCTGCGCTTCCTCAACGGCCTGTCGGTGGCCGAGACCGCGTCGGTGATGGGCAAGAACGACGGAGCGATCAAGGCGCTGCAGCATCGGGCCGTCAAGAGGCTGGCCATCGTGCTCGGCGACGAGCTCCGGTGAGCCGGAGCTAATAGGCCCCGCTGGAGTAACCCCACGGGCCGGCTGTCGTTGAACGCAACGAAGCAGCCAGCATCGCCAGCCAGGCGTCACGGATGCTGAGCTGCGACGAGCCTGGAGGCTGCGATGGGTGCCGGCAGATCTGCCGCTCGGTGGGCCCGCGGTGACCGCGCGGCTGCCGGCTGCACTGCCGAGGCTGAACTCGTCCGCCGGTTGCGGGCGTTGCCCGGCCCCGTCCCCGAGCCTCAGTTCAGAGCCGAGCTGCGCGCCCAGCTGGTCGCCATCACCGCCCGAATCGTGTCCGAGTCACCAGCCGCTGAGCCCGCCACCGGTCCGAGCGCCCTCGCCGGCCGGCGGTCCCGCGCGGCCGGTGGCCGCGCCCTGCGCACGCTGCGCCGTCCGGCGCTGGCCCTGGCCGGCGCGTCGACGGTGCTGACGCTGCTGCTCGGCATGGCGGTCTGGATGTCGAGCGGGTCGCTGCCCGGCCAGTCCCTGTACGGCGTGAAGAGGGCCAGCGAGAACGTCCAGCTGTCGATGGCCAGCGGCGACGTCGCCAAGGGTCAGGCCTATCTGCAGCTGGCCGGTAACCGGGTGCGCGAGGCCGCTGACCTGCTCTCCCAATCGGCGTCCGCCGGCGGCAAGCTCAGCGCCGCTGGACAGCTCAGCCCGCGCACCGCGTCGCTGGTCACCGACACCCTCGACAGCGCCGACTCCGACAGCGTCAACGGCATGCGGCTGCTCGGCGGGGCCGCGGTGGCTCAGCTGTCGCGGGAGCCGCTGACCAAGATGAGCGGGTGGCTGCCCCCGCACCGAACCCTGCTGAGCCAGGTCCGGGACCGGATTCCGGCCGGCCCGCTGCGCACCCGCGCCCAGGCGTCGCTGCTGTTGCTGCAACGGATCGCCACCCGCACCGGTCAGCTCAGCAGCGCGATGGGCTGCTCGTGCCTGGCCCGGGCGGTGGCCGACGAGCTCGGCCCGGTCCCCTGCCGGGCCTGCGGCG from Jatrophihabitans sp. includes:
- a CDS encoding AMP-binding protein yields the protein MTSAPPPVLLSYASGTSTVGLLGDTIGANLARTAARYPDRDAVVECGSGRRLSYAQLDAAVTELARGLLAHRIQIGERVGIWAPNCIDWMLVQYATARIGVIAVNINPAYRSHELAYVLKQSGTAMLFSALEHKGSDYRAMVTEVAGDCPELREVIYLGEPGWTELVTDGGSVPLAEVQAVADGLDPDDPINIQYTSGTTGFPKGATLSHHNILNNGYLVGEGCSYTEQDRICVPVPFYHCFGMVMGNLAATSHGACVVIPAAGFDPAATLRAVQDERCTSLYGVPTMFIAELALTDFADYDLSSLRTGIMAGSPCPVEVMKRVISEMQMVEVTICYGMTETSPVSTQTRADDSLDRRTATVGRVHPHVEVKVIDPVSGRLAPRGTTGELCTRGYSVMRGYWNQPDQTAEVLRDGWMHTGDLAVMDNEGYLAIVGRSKDMVIRGGENVYPREVEEFLYSHPDIEDVQVVGVPDRKYGEELLAAVRLRPGAALTEQEVRAYCQGRLAHYKVPRYVQFVTEYPMTVTGKIQKFKIRDAAVAELGLPADR
- a CDS encoding ArgE/DapE family deacylase produces the protein MLTDTERRALDALDEPALHRGLLDLLAVPSVTGSAAETELLHALAGQAERLDLEVDLWQPDLAELRADPDFPGTEAERAEIWGLVASTERRDGPTVILQGHVDVVPPGDRAAWPGDPFTPRIEGDLLHARGACDMKAGVAANLAALAAIRASGMRLAGRLALHLVASEEDGGLGAFATLRRGHRGDACLIPEPTSLSMITANCGALTFELTVPGSAAHGSIRTAGVSAIEKFLPLFQGLRALETERNAEPDPLLAGYQIAAPLSIGQVSAGDWPSTVPDLLVAHGRYGVLLDEDPAEARAAFEQRVAEVCAADPWLRAHPASVRWSGGQFASGRLPAGDPLREVVAGAHADTVGGQVAERGAPYGSDLRLYAGAGIPTLHYGPGDPAVAHSAQERVSLTETTQTARTLIVAALRLTGSSA
- a CDS encoding glucose 1-dehydrogenase, coding for MPVLDAFAVKDRVAVVTGGNRGLGRAFAHALGEAGASIAILARDEAASADVVSELDTKGIRARAFSADVSDRAAVANAAHRITAEFGGVDILVNNAGTCVHRPALEVTEQEWRSVIDVNLTGVWNGCQVFGALMVQAGGGAIVNVGSMSGQIVNRPQWQPAYNASKAGVHHLTKSLAAEWAVHGVRVNAVAPGYVRTDMTPLDNPEFAEHWIGDTPQQRAAEPEEIAPAVVFLASRASSFMTGTVLVIDGGYTVF
- a CDS encoding uroporphyrinogen-III synthase — protein: MTRARKSVGKVSFVGTGTGDAGLLTVRAVEVLASAEVAYVDDSVTGAVRALIAGEIRPADSAPADVAKALLAEARNGAVVVRVVSGDPFASDAVTREALAVGKTAVPFEVVPSLSVAAATASYAGVPVGALHTEADLRQGQPVDFEALAAAPGTLVLTLDAAEVGQVAEQLVASGLKPDSAMAVTCAGTTTAQVTVAGTLAEAELSAAGMQGPVVLSIGKAVASREKLAWWESRALFGWKILVPRTKEQAGAMSERLRDFGAVPVEVPTIAVEPPRTPTQMERAIKGLVTGRYEWIVFTSTNAVKAVREKFEEFGLDARAFAGVKIACVGEQTAEAVRAFGILPELLPSGEQSSEGLLADFPPYDDVLDPIDRVLLPRADIATETLAEGLRERGWEIDDVTAYRTVRAAPPAAEIRDAIKSGGFQAVCFTSSSTVRNLVGIAGKPHNKTVVACIGPQTAATAREFGLRVDVQPETANVASLIDALAEFAVKRAEEEREKAAAAPARRSRSTARSRTVR
- the hemC gene encoding hydroxymethylbilane synthase; its protein translation is MTMTRTLRIGTRASLLARTQTQLVIDAFAGSNPDVPVEVVLVSTEGDRSAQPLEQIGGTGVFVSALREALLAGEIDVAVHSFKDLPTAPAPGIALAAVPPREDPRDALCARDGLSLLELPPGARIGTGSPRRTAQLNALDRGWQIVPIRGNVDTRLSRVGSGADQLDAVVLAVAGLHRLGRGEAITELLDPIQVLPAAAQGALAVECRESDEDARSLLAPLDDHATRAAVAAERSLLTALEAGCTAPVGALAEITEGDDGLLEVFLRGSVTAIDGSDAVRLSASGPLNTAEKIGQRLAAELIDLGANIMMGSSK
- a CDS encoding glutamyl-tRNA reductase, coding for MTLLVVGLSHHSAPVRVLERASIPPDELTKVLDELHRSESISEVIVLSTCNRIEIYADVARFHPAVVDISTTLARIAGMGVAELGDHLYVHFDEAAADHLLQVAAGLDSMVVGESQILGQLRHAYATGTQAGTVGKVLHEASQTALRVGKRVHTETGIDRAGASVVSVALQHAAEAMGGADRLVGKRFVILGAGSMGALAGATLQRLAGGAGLDVVVINRSVERAQRLAQSLGGEVGSRERLADEIARADVLISCTGATGLVVEGPDVHPRAGRPLVVLDLALPRDVDPAVSLMAEVHYVDLDVLRSSGAMVSDAEVASAMAIVATELRSYLTSQQVRAVAPTVTALRARAAQVVDSELLRLDSRLPGLEPSVRDELASAVRRAVDKVLHAPTVRVKELAATPEGNSYAAALRELFDLDPARPGSVTAVRRSEPLDADPFDDGTADGSDGSDGAAGSEGAAGSDGAAGSDGAAGSDGADAPGGPGTVTG
- a CDS encoding redox-sensing transcriptional repressor Rex codes for the protein MIAQPHQLNAVGDHADQRSVTATDQRSIPEATVARLAVYLRALTGLGEHGVATVSSESLATAAGVNSAKLRKDLSYLGSYGVRGVGYEVSVLTEQIRKTLGLHQNRAVALIGLGHLGQALAGYAGFASRGFRISALIDAHPALVGTRLRGLTVQHVDSLDEVVKRENIAIAVVAVPAAAAQDVCDRLVAAGVTSILNFAPTVLNVPPHVDVRKVDLAAELQILSFHDNRKAGRADCAQTADSSPGEPTAGSADPATVAADPISKVAVAR
- a CDS encoding glutaredoxin family protein, which gives rise to MAAHQRHVTLITRDGCHLCADAERQLAALSEELGFQLQLLDVDADRARANEYSERVPVILIDGAEHGYWRLEEARFRAALQR